Part of the Canis aureus isolate CA01 chromosome 3, VMU_Caureus_v.1.0, whole genome shotgun sequence genome, GGAAAGCACAGGAAGCAAGGTGAGCCCCTTGCCCCATTCCCCGGTCCCCAGATCCTGAGTATGGAGCTATGTTCTCATCCTCAGTGAGACAGGCAGTTCAGACCAAACCCTTGTGTTTAAGATCTATTCGCTGTGGACCCAGCAAGGGACTGGGGTGGAGGCTGAGCTGTGTGACTCCAGAGTCTGTCCAGGAGTATCCCCTGTCCACCTCGGGCTTGGCTGTGGCTGAAACTTGGACACAGAATTGTCCAGAACCTGGAGCCGAGTTGGGGACAGAGGTGCTGAACGGGGCTGTACTTGGAGCCATTGGAGGGGCCTGTTTTGGGAAAGGGTCTTTGCAGGGACCCACTCCTGTGCCTTGTTTCAGGTCATCAGGGGGCTGGGGTTGCCAGGAGAGCACCCAGGCCCTAGACCGGGACTGGACTCTTGGGTCAGTCTATTTCCGAGCAGCTATGCCACCAGACCCCTGGGTTTGCCTCTGATACAAGGATGATTGCTGTGGGCCCCAGGACTTGGAGACCAGGCATCCTGAGAAAGGAACATGGAGGGCACCTGtagaaagagcatgtgactcttgatcttgatgTTGTGAgtttgggtcccacattgggtgtagagattactcaaataaataaaacttggggttcttgggtggctcagttaagtgcctttggctcaggtcatgatctcagggtcttgggattgagccccacgttgggctccctgctcagtgaggagtctgcttcgtcctctccctctgcccctccccccatttgtaCACATGAGCACACATGCCATCTCtctcaaagtcttaaaaaaaataaataaaacttaaaacaatGTGGGATATGACTGCCATCCCATTTCTTGGGGGAAGGAAAGTGATGTGGGTCAAGGTTCTACAGGGTGTGCAAGGCGCTCAAGTGGGGCGTTAACACCCTGAATTCAGGTCTTTTGACTTCCTGTCTGCTGTTCCCTTCCTGCCAGGTTTCCTCTGGAGCTGGAGCACCCATTGTGGAGAGCCTTCATGGGAGGCTTGCAGAGGGCAGGCGCAGTCGCCAATAGACACCGCGCAGGCCTGCCAGGTCGGCTAATGCCTGGACAAATGGAAGGGGCGCCTGGACACACACAGCCAGCAAACATAGGTTTCTACAAGGTCTTTATCAGCCCTGAAATAAATACACTAATGACATGCAGAACATCATTACATCTCAGAAATATAATCCATTACTGTCCTTTGCCTTTGATAATTAATTCCAGCATCAATGATCTAAGAGTTACTGATAGTCATTTTTAAATCATCATctcataaaaagataattttctcgGCATAGGATGATGTTTCAAATTTAGTCTATAATCTAATTAATTGGCTCAAATTAGCTGTGAGGAGCCACTGCCATGACTCTGTGCAGTCTCAGGCTGTGAGTTATAAATTGGTTCTGCTGCTGGCCTCTCAAATGTGCCCTTTATGGAAGTCTCATCAGGTTCAAGTATGAAGTTTGGCTGGGATGGAACTGTCTCTACTTTGAAAACAACTAGTTTGTGTTAGCTctgcttatattttaatttgcctAATTGGTAGCTACCAGCTGCCAGGCAGATGCCATACCCACAGCTCTTCCACAGGGATCCTGACAGCCCTCGGCCTCACCCTGGGAGCTGCTGGTCCCTTTCCTGTTCCCAGAAGGATCTCCACAGGATGGGGCTCAGGGCAGGCCAGGCTCTTCTAAAGTGAGCCTGGACTCTGGTGCCGAAGTAGGAAATGCCACTCAGGCCCCTTGTCCTGGTTGGAGGCTTCTCCTTGGTCAGACCAGCCCCTGGGGCAGAAGGGTGGTCTTGTCTCCAGCCACCCCAGCTTCAGTCCCTTGTGTTCCCTTGTCTGCCCAGCACAGCCCAGCTCTCCACAGGGCTCAGTGCTCATCGCAGCCCCAAGAACCACCCTCCCCTGCACCACAGTGGGAGCATGGATGCTGGCTGCTTACTTCTGCAGATTGTCAGGGGTGCACACTTCCTCGTCGTAGAGGTTGTCTGTGTCCAGCAGGGTACCTGGGAACAGGGAGGTGAGAGTGGTCTCTGTGGGCAGGGCCCAGCCAGCCTCCAGGAGCCCACCCCCCAAGGGCAGGAGGCACGAGTGAGGGCTTCCGTCCCCTGCCCTTTGCCATGGGACCTTGGGGCCAGGTCCTCAAATCTCTCTGGGATAGTGTTGGGTCTCAGCGTGCTGGGCTCAGGCCACAGTagtgccccccactcccagccccatcaaccatgcccccagccccagctcaccGATGGCCCAAGACTTCTCCTCTCCGGGCCCCAGGCGGCAGGGGTCCTTGTAATGTGTAAACAGGGAGTGCTGCTGCTCCAGCTTGTCGTCTGTGCACGGAAGGAGAGTGGGAATGCTGTGGGACTCAGAGCGTCTGCGGTGGAGGGCTGCCTGCCTCTGGTTCCAGTCAGTTACTCCCACTACGTACCACCAAGTCCCTGAGACCTGCCTCTGGGTGGGCTCTGTGGTCCCAGAGGAACCTGTGGTTCTTTTGTCACTGGCTTTCTGTGTCCTTGAGAATGCCTCCCCACAACCCTGGGTTGAGCTATCCTCCCGAGGACAGTGGTCACAGTCCCTCTTGGGCTCCAGGGGGCAGTGATCTTGAGCCTTCCCAGATCTGATAGCAAACCCTACAGGGCGGTGGGCTGATGCTACCCCGGCAGGCACTCCTGCCTTCACAGACTTGGGTGCCCAGGTTCAGTGAGGGGTGACTTGCCCTGGATTCCAGTTCGTCCTGCCAACTCGTGGAGCCAGagacccgccccgccccccccaccccaggaggaaGGACAGGCATCAAGTGGGGCCTGCCTGGGTGGAACACCCTCTGGCAGCCTCCTCCTTGGTGTGCCGCCTCCCCACCCTGACTCAGCAGATCCCCAGAGCACTAGCATTTGGAGCTGGTACCAGGTATAGACTCTGAGGGGACTGCAGGGCTCCAGTCGGGGCTGTGTGTTCCACGGTAGGCactgttctccccacccccctggaGCTGCCATCATTGTCAAAGGGTGATTTCCTGGTTGTGAACTCAGAGAAACGGCTGCCACCAGGTGAGGGCACCACCCTGTGCTCCAGGTGGGCCCTTCGGGTCTCCTGCCTTCACTGAGGGCTAAGCCTTAGCTCATAGACCCCATGTCCCACACTCATCTTTGGTTTCTCCTGGGGCTGGGACTAGTGTGGAAGGAGCCCAGGAGCCAGTGGACGGGTGGGGGGGCTGGAAGTGGGGGTTCCTCACATTAGCTTCTTGGGCCAAGGGAAGCTCAGAGCTGCCCAAACTCCCAGGAGGTCCCTGGGACCGGCATGATCATCAAATTAGTTATTTAAgtcaattattttaaagttgaCCTGTGATGGATTTTTAGTCTTTTAGACTAATGGTTAAAGGCATAATtgccagggttcaaatcccagttcaaccacttcctggctgtgtggccttggcctAATTACAGGcctgtctgggtctctgcttcctctcccacCCCTGTAGATCAACACCCTGCTCACTCTCAGGGTTGTTCTGAGATTTAAATGAAACAGCCGGCCCACAAACAGCCTTTAGAATCGTGCCTGGTGCAAAGCAAGAGATGACGGAGGGCTTGGTGGGTAGAGCTAGCTGACTCGCCCATTGTCTGAGTTGCAGAGGCCCCGAGCCTTCTCTGTCAGAAGTTCATTTTTAGGGCATCTCTTTGTCTCCAGTCAGGAGGCCTCTGAGCTTTCTAGGCAGAGCGTGGGCTTTTCTCATTTTAGGATTTCTGGGGGACAGAGAAATCATAGTCTTGCTAATATCTCACCCACATGCTCACGAGGAGCAGGAAGCTCTTCCAGCTGCATAACCCAAGCCTTTCCGGTTGTGACTGGAGCCCAGGCCCCGAGTGGGGAGGACCACCACTTCACCTGAGGAGCAGTTGTCAAAGTTAAGATCTCCGCAGATGACATCAAACGCCACCAGCTCCTCGGGGTTGGCTGTGCTGGACGAGGAGGTAGATTTTCGGAAATCAGCCAGCCAGTCCTGAAGCAGGTCCAGCTGCTCACACCGGATGGCACTGTCTTCTGTGGGGCAGAAGCATAGAGACCAGGTGGTGGAGCTGCCATCAGAACCCGCCCCGGCACCTGTCCCAGCGCACAGGAGGCAGATCGCCCTCCCCATGGAAAGCACGGGCCACCAGATCCTACCTGGCAGGGCATGCAGGTGTGTGCAGGAGATGTACCCGACAATTCTTTGGTCCTGAGGTGTGCTTCCCACCTGCACCTGTTGTGGGGGAGAGGAGGTGTTGATGATGAAATCATTATTGCTCTGAGTACAAGCTCATCTCTGTCAGCTCCTGGCTAGCCTGGGCCCAGGAAGGAACAGCACATGTCATGCTTCTAGGACCTTCTGGTGCAGTGTGGGAAGCAGATGTATAAAGAAATACCAGCCTATGGTATGGTAAGTGCCACTAGCAATTCATGCAAAGCTTTATGGGAGGAAAGATGAAGTCACTGCTGATTTCCTCCCTGTAACCCTGCCATCTCCTGGTTACCAGAGTGTCCGTGTGGACGACCCTCACGTGCCAGCTCCTTAGTTCCTTGTCCACTCCTGTCTGATagttcttttccccttccctcagTCACAGCCTAGACCTGATCCCACCCCTCCAAAGTCCAAGTCAGGTTCCCCTCTGGGAGCAGCCCCGCTGCAGAGCCTTGACATCCTTCCTGACACTGTGAGAGGACCCTGCCCTCTGTTCTTTCCCCAGTCTCTGCCCCTGTGGCTTCATGAGAAGCCCCTTCATCTGCTTTTTTGGCAGTGGTTCCTGTTGGTTCCCCGATCTGGGATGATAGCTGTGGCCTGTGTCTCTACGGCACCCAAGTCATGGGCCTCTACCCAGAGCCCAGTTCTCCTTTCTCCGCAGCAGCCTCTGCAGGCCTTCATGCTGCACTGGCCCCGACCTCCGTCTTTGCCTGCTGCTCATCACTGGAGATAGactctgggggaggggtggagtaGGGCGGGATGGCTCCCCTGAGACTCCCTGCCCAAGTGCAGATGATCCTGGGGGCTGTCTCCACAGGCTGCTGTAACGACATCACAGACAACTCGAAACAGCACCCAGTGGTGACCCTGATGCCAGCCTGAGCCCTTGTCAAGGCTATGGTCATAGAAGTAAGGGAGGGCTGCCCAGCTGGCCACTCTCCCAGGCCCTCTGGTCATGGCACAGCTGCTAGAGGCCACAGTGGGAGAGTCCCCTCTCCCTGCCAGGCATTCTCCCTTGGATCATCGGTGGGTGCCTTTCCTCAGAGGTCTCTGGTtggttccttctctttctctctgggctTTCCTCCCACCTGATTCTCAGTAGTCTTCCTCGAACTTCTTTAATCCATTCCAGAATGGGTTTTCTGTAATGATGatatccaggaccctgggaactcCCCAGGGAAGGTAACTGTAGAAGCCAGTTCTTGGCTGACGGATGTATATCTGCTGAACATGACCCTGCCCATCATCCAACTAAGAGTGGCCTGGACTTGCCACTACTGCCACATCATGGGCCCACAACTCTGGGATCTTTGGGAGGCTTCCAGCTTTCTTTGTGCTGCCAAAGTAAGGTTGGCATTATTCTCCTCCATACGGGTTTCTGCATCATTAGGTATTCTTAGCTTTCTATAGCTCTTCATCTCCTTTCCTGACCTGGATGGATGCACATCTCTCCTTTCCCAGTCCCCGGTGGAATGAACATCTGGTTACTTGATAAtgggcagggcagcctggattTGGGGCTGTTTATCAACTCCCATGTTTTCCATTCACCCCTTGCCCACAATCCAGACCCCAGCCTCTCGGCCTTTCAGTACCGCCAGCCCCTGGAATGTCTCGGAAGTCACATACTATTGATGTGCTCTGTCGCAAAAACacaacacacttttaaaaacCAACAATGCCCCCAAAGGCCACACGATGGCGCTCTTGCCCCCTGCATTCATGGGGCAATGCGGTTCCCCCTCAATAAGACGACACTGAGCACTAGTGCTTGGTGCTTCATGGACACCGCCTTGCTAGAGCCTTAGGACAGGTCTCACGGAAGGCTATACTAAGATTATACCAGAATTGACTTGGAGTTACGAGGCTTGGTTGGCTGAGGCAGGTTCATGTCTGATATTTGCTGCCCCTAGTCCAGCTCCTCACCCTACTCCGCTTCCTCAACTCCTGGTGACTTGGCAGGCTTTTCACCCATTTGAGGGTCTTACTGTGTCAGTCAGCCCCTCACTCACTCAGCACTTGGGGTCCCTGCCCTCACGGAGGAGGTACTGCTTGGCCCTCCCTCTGCTCCGCAGGGGAACTGCCCAGAGGGAGGGAAGACACAGCAGCAAGGCCCTGGCAGCAAGTACCTCCGCCCCTCTCTCAACTTCCCAGCTCTCCGTGAGCCCGGTCAGCTGCCAGGATCCACTTCACTACTGCGTGCTTAGACGGATTGATTCTGCTCCGGCTTGAGTCCTCGGAGCTCCAGAGATTTGTGTTTCTCTTGCAAAAACAATCACACCGAGAGGCCTTTGCATCTTGGTGGGCGAAGACTGTCAACAGAGAAGGGGCCCAGACCCAGAATCAGGTTCTCCCACACGTGAGGCAGCAGCAATTCCAGTCCCTTCCTTCTCAGGATGCGACAGTAGCAGGAAGGCACATTTTCCTCAGGCATAGATGTGCCACAGAGTaagtggtggggggaggaggaatgtAGATGGAGGGAGCATGGGCCTCCACCTGCAGTCACAACCCACGGCTGCTGTcttccaggcccccagccccttgGGGACTGGCCTGTCTCCCAAAACCTCATTTATTTCACTCCTCCAGGCAGGAGAAACAGGCACGCTTTCACCAACAGATGAGCTGGGTCTGCTGTGTATATAGGGCCCAAATGGCccattttaatttctgtctgaccAGAGAGATAGGCAGCGAGATGCTGGGGACAAGGGCTGAGGAACCTATGGAGGGAAAGCTGGCTTGTGCCAGCTGTGCTCTAAAAGCTCCACAAGGGTGGTGTGGCCAAACCAGGGTGGGACCAGGACAAGGGGAGTGGGGCATGGATGCccctggggggtgggatgctggAGCAGAGCCCAGGGTAGGTGGAGTGGCCCAGTGGAAGGCTGGGCCTCTCCGTGGGGCAGCACAACATGGACAGCAGGAGTCAGACCTGGGACCTGAGGCGgatggggtgggaaggggaaAGACAGCCCAAAACACAGGCAGATGGGGAGAAATGGCATCCTGGGCCATGATCATGCAGCTGGGGATGTAGAGTGGACCCAGACGTATTTGAAAAGTGAAATtaggggcagtccgggtggctcagcagtttagcgccaccttcagcctggggtgtgatcctggagacccgggatcgagtcccacgttgggctccctgcatggagcctgcttctccctctgcctgtctctctctatgtctctcatgaataaatgaataagatctttttaaaaagaaaaagaagaaagaaagaaagaaagaaaggaaggaaggaaggaaggaaggaaggaaggaaggaaggaaggaaggaagaaaggaagaaagaaagaaagaaagaaaagtgaaattagGAGCCTGGATAGAGGGGAGGGGCTCAGGGCACAGGCAGGAGTCAAGGTGGGGATGGTGGAACCTGGCTGATGGGGATGGGCAGACAAGTGAACGAGGACTGTGTCCAGGAGGCAGCGGGACACAGAGCTGGGGGCTCAGGAGAGAGATGCGGGCTGGGACAAACGTGAGAACCGTCAGCACGTGTGGAAATGGAATCTGTGGAGTGACTTCCCTGGGGCGGTGTGTGGGGCTGGCCGTGGTGACCACTTGGAAATGAAGAGGCCTACCTACGTGGGGTCAGGTCGTCCTGCTATCAGGGCTGCCACCCCTTAGCTTGGGCTGAGagctgggcagaaggcaggaggcCTGCCACGTGCTGCGAGACCTAAGAGGTGGGAGAGAAGTTGCAAACTGGGTTTTATGTGgaatatcttgattttttaaatgttggccaACACAGGAAAAGTTTTACTGATGTGGACCAAATTAAACAAATCTGCAGACCAGTTTTAGGCTAAGGAGCTGAAGGAGCGTCAGCAGTTAAAGGCTGGGTAGGTGACCAGGACCCTGGAAGGAATGACCAGAGAGGTGAGAAGAAAGTCCACAGCAGAGGGACCCTCCCAAGAGACTATTGTGATCCTGGTGGGCATGGTGGTCAGGGTGCCAGACCCAGGAGGGAGATgagggtgtgggctgggggcgggggcaaaGGGGGGTCCCCAGCCACGAACCATCTGTGGTAAAGTGGGTGGAAGGAAGAAGGTACGTTCTCATCCTGAGCTTGACAACATAtcccctccttccccagaaaGTCACTCCAGCTGCTGAGACAAAAATATATCCGCGGAACAGAACATTGATGAACCATATGCCAAAATGAGGAGGTAAGAGGAGTTCATTCAATTTCAGCCTCTCAGGCTATGAATGGGGAGTCAAGGACCCCCAGCTCTGGGCCCGCAGAGTCACACATGAACCACTGAGCACTTGGAAGTGGAGTCTGGGTCCTGTAGCAACGGGCCAAACGTTGCTTCCCGAAACTCTGGAAACACTAAGAGTGGCTTTTGCTTAGGGAACAAAAAGCCAACACTCGGAGGGTGTCAGGCTCAGTAGAAGATAACGGGTAATGACCAAATTACCATGGTCTAAAAACTCCTCCAATTGCATCCAAATTAGCAGAAATAATTATGATTCACTTTAATTAGTGACTATGGAAGTGAAGCCTTGGGCTGTTgggcagagtgcctggcacagcagCTGCGTGACAgccagcagggagggggcagctggCCAAAGAGGCTGCAGGCCTTTGTGAGCCGGCGTTTGCCCCTTAACGGACTGGgggcccctgcctcctcctcttccctttaTCTCTGCCACCACTGCTGCCCACCTTCACCACCGGCCAGGCACCACAAGAACCCTCCGGCCTCAAGCTCGCTCCCTACCCCATGAGGGTGTGCACCATGTTGCCCCCACTTCCAAATGAGGAGATAAAGGCTCAGAGATCTGAGGAACTTGCCCCCTTAAGAGCACCTGGCCAGGTTGGTCTGAGCCTGGACCCTCCACCCTTGTCTCTGAGCTGGGCGCCCACCCGTTCAGCTCCACGAAAGGCCTCGCCTGCCCCCCAGCACTCCAAGAGCCTAAGGACCCCTGGCTGCCACCCTCATCCCCTGGTGCCTCTACGACAGGCTGATGTGCGCCCCAAGGTCAGGGCCACGGCCTCCTACCTTGAGAAACAGCGCTCCTTTGGAGGCCAGGCCGTCGGAGCGCCGCCCGTTGGGGTAACAGTGATAGGCCACGTCCATGATTGGGTAGCGGCTGGCGAAGAAGAGGCCACTGTTGAGAAACTTGAAGCTGCAGCAGCCTTGGCAGCCGTACACCCCGACGTCGTACAGAATGTACTCGAAGTAGCCGTGCAGCTGGTCTTTCAACTTGGCGGCTGCCCGCTTGTCAAACACCTCCTGCAGGCACAGGAAGTCCAGGTTGGCGGGGAAGAAAGCGGAGACCTCGTGGTCAAAGGCCTCGTCCGGGTGCCGCCTCCTGCGCGCGGCCGCCTTCTTCACCCCGGAGGCCTTGTAGGGGAACTTGCTGTTGGTGGCGCCAGGCTCCCCGCTGCCACCGCCGTCCGCCGCGGCCCGCGTCTTCACCAGGGACTCCCTGGAGGCCGAGGGGCTGCCCAGGCTCCCCGAGTCCCCGTCCCGCTGGCTGTGGTTGGGCGTCTGGCCCTGTGGGCTCCCGCCAGCCCCGTTCCTGGTCTGGCCCCCGGCGGCAGGGTCATCAGCTTCGGGGGGCCGGCCCCCCTCTTCGCCTCCGATGCGCACAATGCAGGCGTCCTCAAGGCCAACCCCCTCGGCCGGGTCCCCGGAGGCCGGGCCGTTGGCAGCCTCTTCACTGGGGTGACGCCCGCCGTCCCCCTTGTATTCCACAGAGGCCGTCCTCTTAATGCTCCCAGGGACGGCCCGGGCCACGCCATCACTGCCCTGCGGTGACACCAGGCTGCTGAAGCTGGCCGCGCTGATGGAGGTGTTGGTGGGCGAGTCGATGTAGATTTTTATCTGGGGCCGACTGGCCCCGTTTCGGATTCTCTGTCCGATCTCTCTGGCCCGCGCTTGGGTGTTAAAAACGTTGTTGAGCCTGGCCAGCGAgtcagggaggaggcagaggttGGCAGTGGCGAAGCAGAAGCTTTTGCCAGGGCCTGTACCCTTCCATTCACTGAGCAGCGCCGCCCCACTAGCCGAGCCCTGGTCCTCCAGCCGGGAGTAGATGTAGGGTCGGCGGGCAGACTGCAGTGGGGACCAGAGGAGGAACCCAACAAAGGCGAAGGGCAGCGAGGCAACCAGAAGGGCCAGGTAGATGGGCGTGAAGAGCACGGTGCAGAGCAGCTGGAGGTAGCACGGGTCGTCCGCCCGCTGGCGCTTCTCATAGGTGGTGGGTATGAAGGAGGCCACGAGCCGGTCCGCCAGCCAGTAGCATGGGAAGAGGAGAGCCCAGGACACGGCGTGCAGGGCGGACAGACAGCTATTGGGAAAGGGAGCCGTGTACAAAACCATCGCAGCTCACTGGGCGCCGCAGCCGGCCCTACTACATGGTGTCCGTGGCAGCGCGGGCACTTTCCTGTGAGGGGTGGGCGAGTgggggagcaggtgcaggagggGTCACCTCCTGGTGAGATGCGTCTCTGGGTGGTCAGTGGTGAGTGTTGGCCAGCCAGTCATGGTTCACCTCAGTGGGCCATACTGGGCCTGCAGGGGAACCTGGAAGATAGAAAGTAAGTGGCTTGACTCATCCTTAATGGAGCAGGTGGGATGCTGGGGCCACTCCCTCCCTTCACCCTGTTCCTGTCTCCCCCATCAGAATTAGGAGTATTCTGTTTGCCTGTgtgtatttgcttttcttttctttttttttttttctattttattttattttaaaggatttatttatttattcatgaggtatacacagagagaggcagagacacaggcagagggagaagcaggctccctgcagggaacctgaatagaactccatcccaggaccccagggatcatgacctgagccaaaggcaaatgctcaaccactgagccacccaggtgccctgtgtgtTTGGTTTTCTTGCAGTAACCAACTTGGTGACGTGACCCTCTCTAGCTGTCCATCTTGATCTTGTGACCTAATTGCTTAAAAACAGACCCTGGATTTTGGGAGCAGCCTAGCTTTGTGGGCATTTGGGAGGCAGCCTGGGGGATCCTGGAGGATGCCCAGGCCTAACACTGGCCTGAAGCAGCCAGAAGTGTTTTTGGAACAGGTAAGGGGTGACCCTGGTTCAGAAGAGCCACAAACAGAGCCACTTGTCACTGAGTATCCTTCAggtcaggacagagggagcaaaTGGTGAGAAAAGGGGCCAGAGAGTCCCAGGGTTGGGGGGGCAATACAGCTGGCAAGACCCCGGAGAGAGGGGCTTTAGCCACAACCAGCTCTCACTGCACCCCATCCTCCATCATGAGACTACTCTTACACTCCCACTCCTGCTGTCCCCCCCAGAAATCCCCGACCAACGAGGATCTAGGTACTGCGGGGGCCTTACCAACTTTCTGGAATGATGGTCCCTGTGACTTTTGGAGAAGCGTCCTGGGGCTGTGAGGATCTGGCCCAAGCTTCTCCCCTAagcctgagatccagccccagtGCCCAGCTGAGGCCCATCGCTGGAGGACTGAGTCCACCCCAGGTTCCTGTCCCAGCCGGTGCCTGAGCCTCATTccaggccccagggccctgcctaGCAGAGGCCCCCAGCTGCAGTTACAGCACTGAATGTAGAATTGATAAAAACAAGAGTCTGGAGTGTTTGCCCAACCTCCAGAGACCCGTCGTGATCATTCTGCAGTGAAGCTAGTATAAGCATAATCTAGAGTCTTTGTTACCAGATCTGCGGGGGGTTCATTTCCTGCTCACTGTCCCACTGACCCAGTCCAGCTTCTGCCCTGGCGCCATGGGGGTCTGTGCTCATGTTCCAGCCATCCTAGCCCCACTGCCtgtcttcctcctgcctccctggtcCCTCCAGCCGGAACCCGGGTGCCACGTGGGTTCAGCCCCTGTGCTGGTCCATGACTGCATCATGCTT contains:
- the SMPD3 gene encoding sphingomyelin phosphodiesterase 3, which gives rise to MVLYTAPFPNSCLSALHAVSWALLFPCYWLADRLVASFIPTTYEKRQRADDPCYLQLLCTVLFTPIYLALLVASLPFAFVGFLLWSPLQSARRPYIYSRLEDQGSASGAALLSEWKGTGPGKSFCFATANLCLLPDSLARLNNVFNTQARAREIGQRIRNGASRPQIKIYIDSPTNTSISAASFSSLVSPQGSDGVARAVPGSIKRTASVEYKGDGGRHPSEEAANGPASGDPAEGVGLEDACIVRIGGEEGGRPPEADDPAAGGQTRNGAGGSPQGQTPNHSQRDGDSGSLGSPSASRESLVKTRAAADGGGSGEPGATNSKFPYKASGVKKAAARRRRHPDEAFDHEVSAFFPANLDFLCLQEVFDKRAAAKLKDQLHGYFEYILYDVGVYGCQGCCSFKFLNSGLFFASRYPIMDVAYHCYPNGRRSDGLASKGALFLKVQVGSTPQDQRIVGYISCTHLHALPEDSAIRCEQLDLLQDWLADFRKSTSSSSTANPEELVAFDVICGDLNFDNCSSDDKLEQQHSLFTHYKDPCRLGPGEEKSWAIGTLLDTDNLYDEEVCTPDNLQKVLESEDGRREYLAFPTSKSPGAGQKGRKDLLKGNGRRIDYILYAEEGLWPDWKAEVEEFSFITQLSGLTDHLPVAMRLMVSAGEEEA